The following are encoded in a window of Anas platyrhynchos isolate ZD024472 breed Pekin duck chromosome 30, IASCAAS_PekinDuck_T2T, whole genome shotgun sequence genomic DNA:
- the LOC113840862 gene encoding uncharacterized protein has translation MLLLLADDVKVEQLNYLQLAQATSFPLYMVQECVQETIVLYCCLLKNKEHVPFAFRDIGVLTCEDDFLCMKFYPDCVKRLESAEDLIAMLHSRMWPAHPTALSGETTARAIQMFPRFHLTVRTRPEAKVRFTSQQQAAGECRMRGVSLCHPGKLLERRKLSLPTVRSWEPGTRQQDLEKKPSTSVLPPCPGSSPRTKKTDRQEAAPQAKSTSTALPTPEASRRLVQEVWNLSSQWDQTKSSWPLYQKRIQQARAEMAAWGAWSQGEDRETPQVTRQHDWIPHPPAQPRSKEVVRRWRKVQIPAAEEEWRAAAKLESLQPDHLSPRALQVLKRSEPHRSQQRVFRSAAEEKRLRQEQQRLPCARCWYRNGGEGAGNAEGSSGALSKGAGKLSRFPPLNGK, from the exons ATGTTGCTTCTCCTTGCAGATGACGTCAAGGTCGAGCAGCTGAACTACCTGCAGCTAGCGCAAGCCACCTCCTTCCCACTGTACATGGTGCAGGAGTGTGTGCAAGAGACCATCGTCTTGTACTGTTGCCTCCTGAAGAACAAGGAGCACGTCCCCTTTGCCTTCAGGGACATCGGTGTTTTGACCTGCGAAGATGATTTCCTGTGCATGAAGTTTTATCCGGACTGTGTTAAACGTCTGGAGAGCGCTGAGGACCTCATTGCAATGCTCCACAGT AGAATGTGGCCAGCACACCCGACTGCCTTGAGTGGAGAGACCACCGCTCGTGCGATCCAGATGTTCCCAAG GTTTCATCTGACTGTGAGGACAAGGCCAGAGGCCAAAGTGCGGTTCACCTCgcagcagcaagctgcaggaGAGTGCAGGATGAGAGGAG TTTCATTGTGCCATCCTGGCAAGCTGCTGGAGAGGCGGAAGCTTTCCCTCCCCACGGTGAGAAGCTGGGAGCCAGGCACGAGGCAGCAAGATCTGGAGAAGAAGCCTTCCACCAG TGTGCTCCCCCCGTGTCCAGGCAGCTCCCCCAGGACAAAGAAGACAGACAGGCAggaagcagctcctcaagcCAAGTCCACCAGCACTGCGCTCCCTACTCCCGAAGCCTCTCGGAGATTGGTGCAG gagGTCTGGAACCTGTCCTCGCAGTGGGACCAAACAAAGAGCTCATGGCCCTTGTACCAAAAGCGAATACAGCAAGCCCGGGCAGAAATGGCTGCTTGGGGAGCCTGGTCTCAGGGGGAGGACCGAGAGACACCTCAG GTCACCAGGCAACATGATTGGATTCCccatcccccagcccagcccaggagcAAGGAGGTCgtgaggaggtggaggaaggttCAGATCCCTGCCGCAGAAGAGGAGTGGAGAGCGGCAGCCAAGCTGGAGAGCCTCCAGCCTGA CCACCTTTCCCCACGAGCACTGCAAGTTTTGAAAAGGTCGGAGCCGCATCGCAGTCAACAAAGGGTGTTCAGAAGTGCTGCGGAGGAAAAGCGGCTGCGGCAAGAGCAGCAGCGGCTCCCCTG CGCTAGATGCTGGTACCGCAAcggaggggaaggtgctgggaatgctgaaggcagcagcgGAGCTCTGAGCAAAGGGGCTGGGAAGCTCTCCCGCTTTCCACCcctgaatggaaaataa